A segment of the Superficieibacter sp. HKU1 genome:
AGCCGTTCGTCAGCGTTTTGATCTGCGTGGCACGGTCGCCAATCAGCTGATCGTCAACGGAAACTTCGCCGAACTCGTTTTCGATCACGGCGATTTTAAAACCGTGTTGTTCATTAAGAATATGGCGCAGGAGGGTGGTTTTCCCCGCGCCAAGAAAGCCCGTAAGGAGGGTGACAGCAATCGGCGTCATAATCGTTCCTTTATTAACAGCAACTGCTTCCGCCGCTACCGTAGCGCGCTTCCTGGCGCTCGCGGAAGAACTCGTTGTAGGTCATGTAAGGTTTATCCGGATGGTTGGTTTTCATATGATCAACATAGTTGTCATAGTCCGGAATGCCAATCAGCATCTTTGCCGCCTGGCCGAGGTATTTTTTTGCCTGTCCTAAGTTACCAAACATTGCGCCATCCAGATATGAATAAAGCCAGGCGTCGGCTTGCACCCCGTCTGGCTCAGATTCAGGCCGGATAAACGAAAGTCTATCCGGCATTAACATTAATGGTGTGAAGAAGTTTTCACGCCACCTTCCGGCACCGGAACGAACGGCGTTTCTTTATCCGTGCGCCCGTTAGTATTACGCGCTTTCATCCAGGTTTTCAGACCGTAGAAGATGATGCTGTAAACCACTATCAGGAACAGAATACTTAAGCCCGCGTTGGTGTAGTTGTTCACCACGATATGATTCATGTTCGCGACTTCCTGCGCGGTCAGTTCACCACCGGCGGCAATACGTTCTTTATATTGGTTCGCCATGTAGAAGAAACCTTCCATCTGCGGGTTGGAGCTGAACAGTTTCAGGCCCAGCGCCCAGGTGGTGCAGATCAGCAGCCATACCGCCGGGATCACGGTGACCCAGATGTATTTGGTGCGCTGCATTTTAACCAGCACCACGGTGCCCAGCACCAGCGCGACGGCGGCCAGCATCTGATTCGAGATGCCGAACAGCGGCCACAGACTCTTCACGCCGCCCAGCGGATCGACCACGCCCTGATACAGCAGATAGCCCCACAGGCCCACGCAGCCCGCGGTGCCGATAGCGCCCGCTACCAGCGAGTCGGTTTTCTTCAGGAACGGCACGAAGTTACCCAGCAGATCCTGCAGCATGAAGCGGCCGGAACGGGTGCCTGCATCCAGTGCGGTCAGGATAAACAGCGCTTCAAACAGGATCCCGAAGTGGTACCAGAAGCCCATATCCATCGCCGGAATGATTTTGTGGAACACGTGAGCGATACCGACCGCCAGCGTTGGCGCGCCACCTGCACGGTTCAGGACCGAAGGCTCGCCGATATCTTTTGCG
Coding sequences within it:
- a CDS encoding YbdD/YjiX family protein: MFGNLGQAKKYLGQAAKMLIGIPDYDNYVDHMKTNHPDKPYMTYNEFFRERQEARYGSGGSSCC